Proteins co-encoded in one Bemisia tabaci chromosome 9, PGI_BMITA_v3 genomic window:
- the sNPF gene encoding short neuropeptide F isoform X1 gives MKYSQIAKLWSVVFCIVLLLEDLVNATPYYSDYDAARDLYELLMQKEALNELAENHRMARKSARTPSLRLRFGRRSDPNMSSFQQSPTLRLRFGKRSEAVPKDQIDGFDQHFLSEVVKET, from the exons ATGAAGTATTCGCAAATAGCGAAGCTATGGAGCGTAGTCTTTTGTATAGTCCTTTTATTAGAAGACCTTGTCAATGCAACGCCTTACTATTCTGACTACGATG CAGCTCGAGATCTGTACGAATTGCTAATGCAGAAAGAAGCACTAAACGAGCTGGCAGAAAACCACAGAATGGCAAGAAAAAGTGCCCGAACACCCTCGCTTAGGCTCAGATTTGGTCGACGGAGTGATCCCAACATGTCTTCATTCCAA CAATCGCCGACATTGCGACTAAGATTTGGGAAGAGGAGTGAAGCTGTCCCCAAGGATCAG ATTGACGGGTTCGATCAGCATTTCCTTTCCGAGGTCGTGAAGGAGACTTAA
- the sNPF gene encoding short neuropeptide F isoform X2, translating into MKYSQIAKLWSVVFCIVLLLEDLVNATPYYSDYDARDLYELLMQKEALNELAENHRMARKSARTPSLRLRFGRRSDPNMSSFQQSPTLRLRFGKRSEAVPKDQIDGFDQHFLSEVVKET; encoded by the exons ATGAAGTATTCGCAAATAGCGAAGCTATGGAGCGTAGTCTTTTGTATAGTCCTTTTATTAGAAGACCTTGTCAATGCAACGCCTTACTATTCTGACTACGATG CTCGAGATCTGTACGAATTGCTAATGCAGAAAGAAGCACTAAACGAGCTGGCAGAAAACCACAGAATGGCAAGAAAAAGTGCCCGAACACCCTCGCTTAGGCTCAGATTTGGTCGACGGAGTGATCCCAACATGTCTTCATTCCAA CAATCGCCGACATTGCGACTAAGATTTGGGAAGAGGAGTGAAGCTGTCCCCAAGGATCAG ATTGACGGGTTCGATCAGCATTTCCTTTCCGAGGTCGTGAAGGAGACTTAA